GGTGtcaaccagtcctcaaggcacatagTCCAGCTTTTGTCAGTATCCTCCCTGGAACAGAACTAGGACCTGCCTAGATCCTGTTCTGTTGGTGTGTCTTGAAGAATGGTTTGGGAACAAACAGATCAAAGTATCGTTACGTGCCATCATAGTAACAGACAATTATAGACAGTACAGTCATCTCTAGTCCGTGTAGCAATTTTTTCCTTCCAGTCATATTTAgctcacacactgtttttctttcaCAATTTTAATGGTGCAGAAAGGAGGTTGATGTATTTTCCTTGTCATTTATATGATCAGCATAGCTGCAGTGATTTTTAGAaagtatgtgtatttatatacaacAAAATGCAAGTAGATAAGGACAAAAGAATATGCATAGGAGAGATTTTTGTAGTGTCTTTTTAACAGCGGTTTCAGAATATTAATTAATCTGTAACAAAACTAacatagttattcactaaagtgagaatcttTCCGATACCgctattttgttttataattttgaaattcattttaatcCTCAACAATTTACCCTTTagtaaaaaaacaaccttttacCTCTTCTGTTCCATGGTGTTTCTCCATCAGATCCTGTGCTGTTATGGTACTGGTTTAATTCAGTGTATAGGAAGTTATAGGACACAGGACACCAGGGCCACCAttagaaattgtggggcccctaacacagctcaagatctgggcccccgggtgcccgcctccaagccccgcctccaaatcccgcctacaggaatacacgcacacacagacacaaaaggacacagacacacacacagaaagacacacacacatatgcagacacatacacatgcataaggagatacagatacacacacacacacactgacgtacacatacatacagacatacaaacagaaatacatacatactgacatacatactgatatacagacatatacacacacacacatacagatagatatatacatacacatacatacagacatacatactgacatacacacacacagacatacatgcataccaacatacatactgagatatatacatactgacatacacacacacacacacacacacacacacacagacatatatacatactgacatacatactgagatatatacatactgacatacacacacacatacatacatgcataccaacatacatactgagatatatacatactgacatacacacacacacagacatatatacatactgacatacacacacacagacatatatatatatatatatatatatatacacacacacacatacagatagatagatacatgcgcacacacacacagagacatacatgcatactgacatacatactgatggatatatacacacagacatactgacatacatacacacatactgacatacacacagacatacatacgcagacatacacacacacacacagacatgcatactgacatacatacacacatacatacatgcagacacatacatatacacacacacctcatttatcagccaccctcctcttaccttttcgttgcaggagggtggctggggatgatgggacagGATGCCTCGCCTCGGCTGTCTCTCCCCCCGTGCGGAgtaagctggaaggaagtgaccgtccgtcacttcctcccagcagcacttgcggtgcagtcgcaatttttttttaaaggggcccggtcgcgctattactcggccgcagcgctgactgggcccctgaagaaattttgggctcatcgggtggccctaaatgcttgggccacctgatgggccttggtgcagatgcacctgcggcagttttgctgctccacgtggggccccccagggccgccgggcccatgacaactgtcatggttgtcaccccctgatggcggccctgcaggaCACTGTTATTTATGTTATCTACCTCTCCACAAAGAGGAATGCTATAGCACTAGGAAAAccaatgtgtattcctaatgctttagagCCCTGTTAAACTTTTAGGTTCACAGCCACCTGCTTGCAAGTAGCAAAAAGGCctttttacttacatttttttaCTTTGCAGTGCAGGTCTCCATGCTGCCATCccgtctccttggctgagatcaacaagATGAATTATCTTAGCCAATGCAtttgctttcccatgggaaagcattgggtggctagtgagcatgcgcagcaaaatgcaGCAATCATCCAATCAGACGGCCTCTATGAGGCCATCTGATAGAATAGCTGAGTTTAACTTGGCTATTTCTGCGGAAGCGCCACTAGTAACTACCATtatgacagccaccagaggcatttaaaccctgctaTGGacacagaatggcaatgttttacattgcagcgttAAAGCTACAGAGATATTACACCCAGATCACTTATTTGAGATTAAGAGGTCTgggcttatagtgtcccttgaggCACTCTGCATCATCTCCTGCAAATGTTTCTTCTCTAAAATATCAGTAGGGATTTACACCTATTTGACAAAACACTAACAAACTGCGTGCTACCAGACACCAGGGTGCCATACAATAGCATCACCAAAACCATATAGTTCCCTACAAGCAACACAAACCCATTATACATCTCTGGACAGAGCTAGTCCCCAAGCATAACAGTTTTAAAAAGCACCCAGAGCAAAAGCGCCCAGCCCAAGTAATTATCATGTAAAGTTGGACCGGGCCATGTCTAACCCCTGATCTGATGAAGAGTTCTAGGCTGTTTTGCATTAAGTTCTGGAGCATAGGACTGCCCGGCACCCATTCTGACACAGCTTGCTTGTACACTGGACATTGAGGAACCCCACTCCTCTGCTGCTTGAGATGGGATGGGGGAGATATGGATTTAAGGGGGGTGGGAAATGGTGGGAAATATAGGGGTAGAGGTGTGAATAGAGGGAGGGGTGCAGGGATGGATGGAAGGAAGGATAGAAGAGGCCAGGATAGAAGGTGGGGTGAGAGGCAGGGATAGAAGTGGGTTAGAAGAGGCAGGGATACAAAAGGGGGGAGGTGAGGCATGGAGGAAAGATGGGATATAAGAGGCAGGTATGGAAGTGGGGAGGAGGCAGGGATGGAAGGTAGGGTGGAAGAAGCAGAGATggaaggggggaagaggcagGGAAGGAGGATAGAAGAGGGATGAATGGATAGGGGATAGAAAAGGCATGGattgaaggggggagaagagctATGGATGGAAGGGGGTATAGAAGAGCTATGGATGGAAGGGGGTATAGAAGAGCTATGGATGGAAGGAGGGGGATAGAAGAGCTATGGATGGAAGGAGGGGGATAgaagagatatggatggaaggaggGGGATAgaagagatatggatggaaggaggGGGATAgaagagatatggatggaaggaggGGGATAgaagagatatggatggaaggaggGGGATAgaagagatatggatggaaggaggGGGATAgaagagatatggatggaaggaggGGGATAgaagagatatggatggaaggaggGGGATAgaagagatatggatggaaggaggGGGATAgaagagatatggatggaaggaggGGGATAgaagagatatggatggaaggaggGGGATAgaagagatatggatggaaggaggGGGATAgaagagatatggatggaaggaggGGGATAgaagagatatggatggaaggaggGGGATAgaagagatatggatggaaggaggagggatagagatatggatggaaggaggGGATAGAAGAGATATGGATGGGAGAAGGGGGGGGATAGAAGAGATATGGATGGGAGAAGGGGGGGATAGAAGAGATATGGATGGGAGAAGGGGGGGATAGAAGAGATATGGATGGGAGAAGGGGGGATAGAAGAGATATGGATGGGAGAAGGGGGGGATAGAAGAGATATGGATGGGAGAAGGGGGGGATAGAAGAGATATGGATGGGAGAAGGGGGGATAGAAGAGATATGGATGGGAGAAGGGGGGATAgaagagatatggatggaagaaGGGGGGATAGAAGAGATATATGGATGGAAGAAGGGGGGATAGAAGAGATATATGGATGGAAGAAGGGGGGATAGAAGAGATATATGGATGGAAGAAGGGGGATAGAAGAGATATATGGATGGAAGAAGGGGGTGATAGAAGAGGCAAGGATGGAAAGGGGGGATAGAAGCAGGGAGGAAGAGGGGGATAGAAAAGGGTGACACTTTACCTACCTGGCTATAATTGTGGCCCCTATGTCCCGCTACAGTCCCATTTCCCCAATTGCAGCTTTtatgccccgctacagtctaatTTCCACAAATTCAGCTCCTATACCCCATACAGTCCCTTCACCCCCATTGCTGCCCCTATTGCCCACTACCGGCCCAACCCCCTCAATTTCAGCCCCTATTCCCCACTACAGGCCTATCCCCAAAAAACAGTCTCTATAACTCACTACTGGCCCATCCCCCAATTGTAATTCCTTCTCCCCACTACAGTCTCTACCACCAATTGCACCCATATCTCccttactacaacccctatccctcCACTACAGTCCCCAACCCCCATTTTACACCCCATACTACAGTCTTtaacccccactactgccccctcTCCCAAGTGTAGCCTATATTCCAAATCACAGTCATCCACgaaccccccactacagcccgtaCATTTCATaacccctccactacagcccctaactctttcattacagcccctattaccccctacAACCCACAACCAGTGTCCCTCCAGAGATTAGGTttttggatctgcccctgctacACATAGAGTATATAGGACAGACAGTCCCAGGTGTTTATTATTCGACTACATTGGAATTTTAGTGAAACACAAGTGGAAGAACTGCTTTAAAGGGGGAATTATGCACAGAATAGAGGTTGATCCTCCTAAATAGGGGAGGGTGATTATTTCTACTTCATTTAGAGGGTTTGGAGACTTAGCTGTTATACAATTAGCCATACAGCTCATATATCTGGCCTTGTAAAAGACAGACATGGCAGGAGCTGTCAGAGAAAAGTCAACACTGTtaatccccctctgtctcttaccCTGAGCTTCACATGTGAGTCATATGATATCACAGACCTTGAGATGGGAACGTTTGTGTGTTCAGTTAATATAATATTTGTGGCACACGTCAGAAGTGGATTAATGCAAGGCGCAGCCAGGATCCCTGTcaatatattaatgtatatttgatAGATACTTTTATAATGTCACTGTTCATATATGTATTTCTACACACTAGACCCTCTAGTGGCCCTGATTGGTTTGGCAGTTCAACAGCACAAACAGAATCCTGCTGGCAACCAGTTATCGTGTGATAGGTTATATTGTTCGGTCTGCTGCGGCCTGGAAGTCCCATTCAGGGCTGGCAGATTGACCGATAACAGGGAAGAAGATATGCTCCAACAAATTAGTGAAACATTtgcttaacccccttaaggacacatgacatgtgtgacatgtcatgattcccttttattgcagaagtttggtccttaaagggttaattgttAGTGTTTCAAGAAGAAACACTACACACATGGTGTTTttgcatcataactactacagcaagaTTCTCCTCGGGCCCTAGAACCCTCgttgtaagtaatcaaaccattcTACAATGATTTAACAACTTATCTCTGGTCTGCCAGCTGCTGCCACTCCCTGCCTCCTTACAATTGCTGGGAGAGTGCTaagggctagctcattggctgagtgctTATCTCAGGCTGAAAGTTTCTGGCTAGTGAGGAGGCTGTACTGGAAGCAGGGAGTGGCATGCAGAGGACCAgaggtaagatgtcaaaccattctaaaatggtttaagtACTTGCACTGGGGGTGctaggcactcctggcaccataaccactacagtgtgctgtagtggttttggtgcttggagtgtatcCTTCttattaaagcagctctgtcatctTCTGGGGTGTTTGCTTAATTTACAAAGACCCCTGATAGGAACATTGCCACTTGGTGTTTTGTGGCCAATGGCTGTACAGAATGTGAGATATACTTAACTGATGCTGTCCCCACAGTATCTTTTGACTGTTGGAATCCCCAAAAAATCCCATCAGTGTTTTAGGAGCATTTTTATGAAGATTTTGTCTTGCTGAAATGCTCAAATTTGGAGGGAGTTGACAGAACTGCTTTAAAATAAATGCATGGACTGTATCTTTTGAGATTTTCTTTCTGTTAATATCAAAATGTTCATTTTCCCATTAATCTTCACTatgtttcttcttattattatatttataaagcgccaacaaattccatagcactttacaatgggtggactaacaaacatgtaattgttaccagacaagtttgacgtacAGAAACATAggggatgagggccctgctcaatgagctgagGTCACATAGTTACGTGTTGTGAATTGTAAGCAAAGACGAGCAGGGTCTTAATAATAAAACAGCTCTCAGTTCCATATAATCAATGTGTTTTTCTTGCTGTTTTCATGTCACCCACCATGGTTTAATTTTGATGTCCCACGGGGTCTGACATGGGAGCAACGTTTACAGACGCCACCTTCAACTCCTCTACCTGTTACTTGTAACCATGGCAAGAAAGATGAGCTGCTGCAGGGGTCCAAGGTGAGCTAATACAGTAGTATTAGATGaagggcaaaaaaaataataaaaatcaaaccaccataaccactagagtacTCTGAGTCCctaggtgctgtctgtctgacagTGATCTGTGAAACAATTTATAAGCTGTTTGACACTTAACTTGCTGTGCTGGGTGTCTGTAGTCCTTTTGGTCTGAGTTACTTATACTTTCACATTATCATACTAGCTCACACCAGGTTCACAATATATTAATTGTCTCGGAGCAATCAGCTGCCTAAGCCTGCTGTCAGCTGGTGTCATAATGCACAAGTATGAACTTCTAGTTTTAGATTATAGGTTGAAATTTAAAAGCTGGAAAAGAGTTTTCACCTAGAATTTGCAATTCTGttgcaactctttttttttttatgatgcccATATCTGTTTTCATCCTCAGCCACCAAGGGTTGGAAGGCTAATGTTGAAACTCTCTTCTgcattctccaagttacagcagaGGAGACAGGATTTTAAGTATCAGTTATCACTGCTTTGTACAAGTAGCCCTCAGCATGGCATGGGCTTGTCAATGACTAATAAAAATGTGTGTAACACTGTAAGACTGGATATTCCTCTCTCACACTGACATGGACTTGTTACCAAAGTTCTGCTTTCTGTCTTATTTCTGAGAGGCCTTTTCCCAGATCTGAGAAAGAGATAACACACACTGGACAACGCAATTAGTGTTTCATCAAGCCCTTTCATTTTCCCCTCCCAACAAGgagatatatagatttttttttagtctaGGGTGTTGCACTTTATTCAGCCAATCGCAGATTGGCACAGTATTCTTTCCAAACCAGACAACTCTAACACATCCCGTACAATTCTGTGTGTTAGGGGTAGATAAGCAAACTTGCTCAACATAACTTAGGGTGGGGTGGAATACTTGTTTTTCAAGCAGAGAAGAAACCCCTACTAAGCATTTTAAAACACTTCACTGATACAGCTAAAACGTCTCTAAGGATTATATATAATTTGATACATAAAGCCAAAGCAATAAAATTGAACCTAACAAACACCAACCTATTGCAGAAGACTTCACATACTGGGTTAATCACTAATTTGCGAATTTCCAGGAATTCATAATAAATTGGAGGTCCAAAGTCAAAATAAATACTATTAACATGGTGAATTATAttaagattttttcttttttttgaatcCAGCTATTTACATTCACTTCAAATttctggcaattctcactttagttaataatcctGATAGTGAATTTTATTGGGGACACGTCCGGAATGCATCCATAAACTCTATCCTGTTGGCTGCATTTTGCTGGGTCCTGCATGAAGCACGTCTAACTTTATAAGTGATGCTTATTAAACTGTCCAATCGGTCGCATCCAAAGCTGCCCGTTGAATGTCACTCACTTGTCTTTTTCACTCTATTTTCCATACCTGTAGCCTCCTTGCATCACTCACGGAGCTTTGGAACGTGCTCTAAGGGCAGCTGTTCGCTTGCAGGTCCGTGGCCCTGAAGTGCAATGTGAACGCGGTGGTGTGTGCAGTGTTAGCGTTGGAAGCAGAGTACAGGTTGAGGTCAGAAATCTTTCTGTGTTTGAAAGACAGAAAAAGGGAAATCTTTCATTTACCAACTTTTATCAATTTGTCACTTTCTCCAGgtgtctctctcctcctcctctccatccctAGGAATCTCCTTGTCACAGTGTTCCCTTTCCCCATCATCTGATCCTTTTAATAATTCCCATCTCCCGCTCCTTGTGGGTGGATGCCCAGTGGAGGTAGGAGTAACCCTCCAGTTAAACCCATCCCTACCATGCTCTAAAGATGTGCCCGtgaggagcttcagttttctgctTGGCCCTTTTTACAACAACTCCATACAGTTCCTGCACTGCAGAGTAGGTGTTTGCCTGCTTGAAACTTTCTGTCGTGGGATGAAGCGTGTGGGATCCTCTGCTCTACCAAAGgtacataaaacatatttaaTCCCTGCTTGGAACACAGATTTAAAGATATAAGCCCCTTAGCATTTCTAAGCAGGCTAACCTAAAAAGTAtcactaatacaaaaaaaaaaaaaaatatatatgtatatatatatatatttttttaaatagttctaTTTGGCCTGGGAACTGTTTGAATTTGTCCGCTCTGCTCTATGTAAGATAGTGTATTAGTGCTAGTGAAATAAAGAGACTATGGAGAAGGTTTTAGTCCTATGATAAAAAGAGGTAGAGCTAATAATCTAGAACAAGTTATTAGGAGCAAATAAAAATTGATACACAATTAAAATTCTTTCCATAAGGTCTGGAACAGTAGGACAAACTTTGTAAAATTGATAGAGCAAATGAAAGCAGGTCCTTATATGTGTAGCAATAATGATCACCAGAGCTGGGAGTCCACTTGCCGACAACTCACCGGGTTCTCTTACCGGATCTTGTTCTAAGAGTTCTCGAGCTATTATGCGGATCATCAGTTTGATTGATCGATAGATGTGGTATAGGATATGTACTACTTGTGACAACATTATCCCAAGGGaccactgtctgtgtctgtaacgTTGCCCTATACCAACATACTGTTGCTTACAGGAATACATATGCATTACCATCCCCTAATATTGGCACCtatggtaaatatgagcaaagaaggatgtgaaaaaacttttttttaccttttgttaaaaaaaaatgcacaaaaatacCCTTCTCTCATAAATGTCAAACAATTGTAAACACAATAcaggtttattaaaaaacaaaaacaaaaaaaaactgcccaGTAGATAGCTCCTTTTATAAAGTTGGTAATCGTATGTGGGTTTGCTAGATTTTAGAGTataaactgtttagtagatgtagCTTCTTGagagctgtttagtagatgtagCTTATTATTTGGcaaccttaaatatggcaatcccacataaggatagcaaatccAAAAGATCTAAAttcagaaaagcaattttggacttttatctgTTTAGTTGATTATACCTTAATTTGCTACCCTTATGGGGAATGCAAAATTAGGGTACAATCGACTACACACAACAGCTCCCTAATTTTGTAGtggtttccttaaagggacactatagtcacctgaacaacttcagcttaatgaggttgttcaggtgagtgctacagctacccggagcctttttcttgtaagcactgtattttctgagaaaatgcagtgtttacattgaaagcttggaacacctcttgttgcagtcaatcagacggccaccagagggacttccgagttcagaggccctaaaaaggcctctcgtccgatgcattctgggtgaatacatcagacgggctatcagcacacaaagcactgtgaacgcgctttgtgtgctgatagcctgtcagcactgctgtgggcgtggcttcagctgacagcttcagcttcagctgacagctgaagccgaacccacagggacgcttactgtccacaatagtggttgaaggggggggggggggaccttattgataattttagggcccccacccgccgcacaggggtgggggccggggggggacagtaggtccccccttattgatcattttagggcccccacccaccgctcaggggtgggggccgggggggacaataggtcccccccttattgataattttagggcccccacccgccgcacaggggtgggggccggggggggacagtaggtccccccccggcccccacccctgtgcggcgggtgggggccctaaaattatcgataaggggggggggacctactgtccccccccggcccccacccctgtgcggtgggtgggggccctaaaattaacaataagggggggacctattgtcccccgcggcccccacccctgagcggtgggtgggggccctaaaattatcgataaggggggggacctactgtcccccaccccctggcccccacccctgtgcggcgggtgggggccctaaaattatcaaaaaggggggggacctactgtcccccctcccggcccccacccctgtgcggcgggtgggggccctaaaattatcaatgagggggggacctactgtccccccccccccccggcccccacccctgagcggcgggtgggggccctaaaatgatcaataaggggggacctactgtctccccccagcccccacccctgtgcggcgggtgggggccctaaaattatcaataagggggggacctattgtcccccccggcccccacccctgagcggtgggtgggggccctaaaattatcgataagggggggacctattgtccccctccggcccccacccctgtgcggcgggtgggggccctaaaattatcaataagggggggacctattgtcccccccggcccccacccctgagcggtgggtgggggccctaaaattatcaataagggggggacctattgtccccctccggcccccacccctgtgcggcgggtggggaccctaaaattatcgataagggggggacctactgtccccccccctggcccccacccctgtgcggcgggtgggggccctaaaattatcaaaaagggggggacctactgtcccccccccccggcccccacccctgtgcggcgggtgggggccataaaattatcgataagggggggggacctactgtccccccccccggcccccacccctgtgcggcgggtgggggccctaaaattatcaataagggggggacctattgtcccccccggcccccacccctgagcggtgggtgggggccctaaaatgatcaataaggggggacctactgtccccccccggcccccacccctgtgcggcgggtgggggccctaaaattatcaataagggggggacctattgtcccccccggcccccacccctgagcggtgggtgggggccctaaaattatcgataaggtggggacctattgtccccctccggcccccacccctgagcggtgggtgggggccctaaaattatcgataagggggggacctattgtccccctccggcccccacccctgtgcggcgggtgggggccctaaaattatcgataaggggggggacctactgtccccccccctggcccccacccctgtgcggcgggtgggggccctaaaattatcaaaaagggggggacctactgtccccccccccggcccccacccctgtgcggcgggtgggggccataaaattatcgataagggg
This Pelobates fuscus isolate aPelFus1 chromosome 3, aPelFus1.pri, whole genome shotgun sequence DNA region includes the following protein-coding sequences:
- the TGFBR3L gene encoding transforming growth factor-beta receptor type 3-like protein, whose translation is MEERWDIRGSSQFHIINVFFLLFSCHPPWFNFDVPRGLTWEQRLQTPPSTPLPVTCNHGKKDELLQGSKPPCITHGALERALRAAVRLQVRGPEVQCERGGVCSVSVGSRVQVEVSLSSSSPSLGISLSQCSLSPSSDPFNNSHLPLLVGGCPVEVGVTLQLNPSLPCSKDVPVRSFSFLLGPFYNNSIQFLHCRVGVCLLETFCRGMKRVGSSALPKCSIPHNSCASITPSSSFAKSLFLRTVTQPLIVTIPSPYSVFYPNIVPRKSFRSPHPTPAEQRGQGIGMEAVAGVTLCSFVIGVMLSAGLWYIQSKTAPVSSATNGGSQGLQSSPNCVSTN